One segment of Synchiropus splendidus isolate RoL2022-P1 chromosome 4, RoL_Sspl_1.0, whole genome shotgun sequence DNA contains the following:
- the slc25a24 gene encoding calcium-binding mitochondrial carrier protein SCaMC-1: MLRADCSTADSYEELFRKLDSNRDGRVDVSELRAGLAAMGVRTGQGAAQKIVSSGDQDKDDSLDFSEFSRYLKEHEKKLHLTFKSLDQNQDGRIDVAEVQRSLSDLGLNLSRDDAQKILQSIDVDGTMTVDWNEWREHFLFNPASNLQEIIRYWKHSTVLDIGDSLTIPDEFTEEEKTTGVWWKQLSAGAMAGAVSRTGTAPLDRMKVFMQVHASKSNEISLSGGFRQMLKEGGWSSLWRGNGINVLKIAPETAIKFMAYEQYKKVLSSEPGKVKTHERFLAGSLAGATAQTAIYPMEVLKTRLTLRKTGQYSGMADCAKKILKKEGVKAFYKGYVPNILGIIPYAGIDLAVYESLKNVWLSRYSKDSANPGILVLLGCGTISSTCGQLASYPLALIRTRMQAQASVEGSEQLAMSQMLKKILKKDGFFGLYRGILPNFMKVIPAVSISYVVYEYMRSGLGIQK; this comes from the exons ATGCTCAGGGCCGACTGCAGCACTGCAGACTCTTATGAGGAACTTTTCCGTAAACTGGACTCGAACCGGGACGGACGAGTGGATGTGTCCGAGCTGCGGGCGGGTCTCGCCGCGATGGGGGTCCGGACCGGCCAGGGAGCCGCTCAG AAGATCGTGTCCTCAGGCGACCAGGACAAAGACGACAGTTTGGACTTCTCGGAGTTCTCCAGGTACCTGAAGGAGCACGAGAAGAAACTGCATTTGACCTTCAAGAGTCTGGACCAGAACCAAGACG GTCGTATCGACGTGGCCGAGGTCCAGAGGTCTTTGTCTGATCTGGGTCTGAACCTTAGCCGGGACGATGCCCAGAAGATCCTGCAGAG TATTGATGTGGATGGAACCATGACAGTGGACTGGAATGAGTGGAGGGAGCACTTCCTTTTCAACCCTGCCTCCAATCTGCAGGAGATCATCCGGTACTGGAAACACTCCACG GTTCTGGACATTGGCGATAGTCTGACCATACCTGATGAGTTcacggaggaggagaagacgaCCGGTGTGTGGTGGAAGCAACTGTCTGCCGGTGCGATGGCGGGTGCCGTGTCAAGGACCGGGACTGCCCCACTGGACCGTATGAAAGTCTTTATGCAG GTCCATGCCTCCAAAAGCAACGAGATCAGCCTGTCAGGGGGCTTCCGGCAGATGCTGAAGGAGGGTGGCTGGAGCTCCTTGTGGAGGGGCAACGGGATCAACGTGCTGAAGATCGCACCTGAGACTGCCATCAAGTTCATGGCCTACGAGCAG TACAAGAAGGTCCTGTCCAGTGAGCCTGGGAAGGTTAAGACGCATGAGAGGTTCCTGGCCGGTTCTCTGGCCGGAGCAACCGCTCAGACTGCCATCTACCCGATGGAG GTGTTAAAGACCCGGCTCACTTTGAGAAAAACGGGTCAGTATTCTGGCATGGCCGACTGTGCCAAGAAGATACTGAAGAAGGAGGGCGTGAAGGCCTTCTACAAAGGCTATGTTCCAAACATCCTTGGCATCATCCCGTATGCTGGCATCGACCTTGCTGTCTACGAG AGCTTGAAGAATGTTTGGCTGTCACGCTACTCCAAAGATTCAGCTAACCCAGGTATCCTGGTCCTGCTGGGCTGTGGGACCATCTCCAGTACCTGTGGTCAACTCGCCAGTTACCCACTGGCTCTGATCCGGACGCGGATGCAGGCGCAGG CGTCAGTGGAGGGTTCAGAGCAGCTAGCCATGAGCCAAATGTTGAAGAAGATCTTGAAGAAAGATGGCTTCTTCGGACTTTACCGCGGAATCCTGCCCAACTTCATGAAGGTCATTCCGGCCGTCAGCATCAGCTATGTGGTCTATGAATACATGCGTTCTGGACTTGGGATCCAGAAGTAA
- the LOC128757217 gene encoding transmembrane protein 69-like codes for MWFSISKNMLMLYKGLPGSPCHRWRRAAHSLTMLLPAARCLQSRPLVQQSKWFHSSAVMQKKRAKVEPSPRELDLLRYDMGHLWKSPRPPILIGSAGLLPFVLPPLIMSATECYLTELAFAQLAYGASILSFLGGARWGFALPDSSPARPDWLNLSNAVVPPLLACTAVLLADSMATGTVMVVMGLGIALHYDLSLLPGYPPWMRAMRAVLTIVAVCSLLATLALQELLPEKTLFPNKTEPETHQTK; via the exons atgtgGTTTTCCATCAGCAAAAACATGTTGATGCTTTACAAG GGTCTGCCAGGGTCACCATGTCATCGGTGGAGAAGAGCTGCCCATTCCCTGACCATGTTGCTCCCTGCAGCCAGATGCCTTCAGTCCAGACCTTTGGTGCAGCAAAGCAAATGGTTCCACTCTTCAGCAGTCATGCAGAAGAAGCGGGCCAAGGTGGAGCCATCTCCTCGGGAGCTGGACCTGCTGCGCTATGACATGGGTCACCTGTGGAAGAGTCCGAGGCCACCAATACTGATAGGGAGTGCTGGTTTGCTCCCCTTCGTGTTGCCTCCACTCATCATGTCTGCGACGGAGTGCTACCTGACGGAGCTGGCCTTCGCTCAGCTGGCGTACGGCGCCTCCATCCTCTCGTTCCTGGGTGGAGCTCGCTGGGGTTTTGCACTTCCTGACAGCAGCCCTGCGAGACCTGACTGGTTGAACCTGTCCAATGCAGTGGTGCCCCCCCTGCTGGCATGCACGGCTGTGTTGCTGGCCGACAGCATGGCAACTGGCACTGTCATGGTGGTGATGGGTCTAGGCATAGCACTGCACTATGACCTGTCACTGCTACCCGGTTACCCCCCCTGGATGCGGGCCATGCGTGCCGTCCTCACCATTGTGGCTGTTTGCTCGCTGCTTGCAACGTTGGCCCTGCAAGAGCTACTGCCTGAAAAGACCCTGTTCCCAAACAAGACTGAACCAGAAACTCACCaaaccaaataa